The window CCCCCGTCCGGCAGGGCGTGCGGGCGTCCGCTGAAGGGCAGTGTGCCCCGCGCGCTGCCGGCCGGGCGCGCGCCGTGCCTAGCTTCGGGGGAATGGTCGCGGTCCTCGTCTACGCCGTCGCGCTGGTGCTGGCCGCGCTCTTCTCCTCGCTCGCGCGCCGCAGCGTGCTCTCCACCTCCGTGCTCTTCCTCGGGGCCGGGGTGGTGACGGGGCCGGGCGTGCTCGGGCTGGTGGACGTGCAGCCGGACTCGCCGCTGGTGATGTGGCTCGCCGAGGTCGCACTCGTCACGGTGCTCTTCAGCGACGGGATGCGCACCCCGCTGCAGGAGCTGACGCGCGCGGCCTCGCTGCCGGCGCGCGCGCTGCTGGTCGGAATGCCCCTCACCTTCGGGCTGATCGCGCTGCTCGGCCACCTGCTCGCGGACCTGCGCTGGCCCGAGGCGCTGCTGCTCGCCGCGGTGCTCAGCCCCACGGACCCCGTCTTCGCCTCGGCGCTCGCGGGCGAGCGCGCGGTGCCGCGCGGGCTGCGCCAGCTGCTCAACGTGGAGAGCGCGGTGAACGACGGCATCGCCCTGCCCGCGGTGGTGGTGCTGCTGGAGCTGTGCAGCCGCGATCCGCTGCGCCCCCTGCCCCTGCTGCTGGAGGTGGCGGGCGGGGTGGCGCTGGGGTTGGCCATCCCCTGGCTCGTGCTGCAGTTGGCGCGGCTGAGGGCGCTGGGCGCGAGCGACGACTACCTGCCCCTCGGCTCCTTCGGCCTCGGGCTCACGGTGTTCGCGGTGGCGAAGCTCACCCACGCGAACGAGTTCCTCGCGGTGTTCGCCGCCGGCGTCACCATCAGCACTGTGGCACCGCGCGCGCGCCCCGCCTTCGCGCGCTTCGGCGAGCTG is drawn from Aggregicoccus sp. 17bor-14 and contains these coding sequences:
- a CDS encoding sodium:proton antiporter, encoding MVAVLVYAVALVLAALFSSLARRSVLSTSVLFLGAGVVTGPGVLGLVDVQPDSPLVMWLAEVALVTVLFSDGMRTPLQELTRAASLPARALLVGMPLTFGLIALLGHLLADLRWPEALLLAAVLSPTDPVFASALAGERAVPRGLRQLLNVESAVNDGIALPAVVVLLELCSRDPLRPLPLLLEVAGGVALGLAIPWLVLQLARLRALGASDDYLPLGSFGLGLTVFAVAKLTHANEFLAVFAAGVTISTVAPRARPAFARFGELLTELFKLAALLLFGALMSPHLLKGLSAGDWAFALLALLLARPVGLLLSLVGSPLTGKERLAGAWFGPRGFATVVYSLQVLQSGIPGARKLFHLAALVVAASVIAHSSTDTVIARRFMGPEEEEPEPSDPDAGSSGEEPVPR